In one window of Posidoniimonas corsicana DNA:
- a CDS encoding serine/threonine protein kinase: MAAHTIGGYEVVHTLGQGAAGAVHLVRSVESGDKYAMKVLHPEEAEKPSIQKRFVREAVVLQKLDHPNIVRFVECGIDDDELFIVMELVECGSLKSALKHYGKFPWRTAVKVAGQVSEGLAHAHSHGIIHRDLKPANVFLANDGRVKIGDFGLARDLNRHRLTLEAAAIGTCRYMAPEQIRCEDPLTGSVDLYSLGAILYQMVVGAPMFDGSTHTEVFEAHLSGEPPRLAEHSQDCPPELDALVASLVAKAPAGRPKDAQQVAAALLGILRAGGEGEQRDPRPKPSAPGKETIDELSIEMISDSTKFDTTL, from the coding sequence ATGGCGGCACACACCATCGGCGGCTACGAGGTCGTCCACACCCTGGGCCAGGGCGCGGCGGGCGCTGTGCACCTGGTCCGCAGCGTCGAGTCGGGCGACAAGTACGCCATGAAGGTCCTCCACCCCGAGGAGGCCGAGAAGCCGTCGATCCAGAAACGCTTTGTCCGCGAGGCGGTCGTGCTGCAGAAGCTCGACCACCCGAACATCGTGCGGTTCGTTGAGTGCGGGATCGACGACGACGAGCTGTTCATCGTGATGGAGCTGGTCGAGTGCGGCTCGCTCAAGTCCGCGCTAAAGCATTACGGCAAGTTCCCCTGGCGGACCGCCGTGAAGGTGGCGGGGCAGGTCAGCGAGGGCCTGGCCCACGCGCACTCCCACGGCATCATCCACCGCGACCTGAAGCCTGCCAACGTGTTCCTGGCCAACGACGGCCGCGTCAAGATCGGCGACTTCGGCCTCGCCCGCGACCTCAACCGCCACCGCCTGACGCTCGAGGCGGCCGCCATCGGCACCTGCCGCTACATGGCGCCCGAGCAGATCCGCTGCGAGGACCCGCTGACCGGCAGCGTCGACCTCTACTCGCTGGGCGCCATCCTCTACCAGATGGTGGTCGGCGCGCCGATGTTCGACGGCTCGACGCACACCGAGGTGTTCGAGGCCCACCTCTCGGGCGAGCCGCCCCGCCTGGCCGAGCACAGCCAGGACTGCCCGCCCGAGCTGGACGCCCTGGTGGCGAGCCTGGTCGCGAAGGCCCCGGCCGGCCGGCCCAAGGACGCGCAGCAGGTGGCCGCGGCGCTGCTCGGCATCCTGCGGGCCGGGGGCGAGGGCGAGCAACGCGACCCGCGCCCCAAGCCTTCGGCGCCGGGCAAAGAGACCATCGACGAGCTCTCGATCGAGATGATCTCCGATTCCACAAAGTTTGACACCACGCTCTAA
- the ade gene encoding adenine deaminase: MADFEVQGQLVDIPGRRTRPVTVRVEGGRIAQITDTPDAPPTYLMPGFVDAHVHVESSMLVPTEFARAAVVHGTVATVSDPHEIGNVLGVAGVQYMLDNAQQSPFKFYFGAPSCVPATTFETAGAAITVEEVEQLLDDPRIPYLSEMMNFPGVLNGDPDCLAKIAAAKSRGKPVDGHAPGLRGDDAARYIAAGITTDHECFTKEEALDKLAAGCKISIREGSAARNFDALYTLIGEHPGMTMLCSDDKHPDELLLGHINKLVARAVAGGVDAYDALRAACVTPVEHYSLDLGQLRVGDPADFIEVDSLTTFGVLRTWIDGGLVAQAGSTKLPSPPVEVVNRFEAREVTAAELRLPAEGAAIRVIDAVDGQLVTGCVEAPARVVDGAVVSDADSDVLKMVVVNRYARADPAVAFVKNFGLTRGAIASSVAHDSHNVIAVGVSDDDLAAAINLVMRDGGGLSAACLADDQQASQPLPVAGLMATGDCQTVGEAYGRLDALVKSWGSPLRAPYMTLSFMALLVIPALKLSDKGLFDGGRFEFTPVFI; the protein is encoded by the coding sequence ATGGCAGACTTCGAGGTCCAAGGGCAGTTGGTCGATATCCCCGGGCGCCGCACGCGACCCGTGACCGTGCGGGTCGAGGGCGGCCGGATCGCCCAGATTACCGACACGCCCGACGCCCCGCCCACATACCTCATGCCTGGCTTTGTCGACGCGCACGTGCACGTGGAGAGCTCGATGCTCGTGCCGACCGAGTTCGCCCGGGCGGCGGTGGTGCACGGCACGGTGGCCACGGTGAGCGACCCGCACGAGATCGGCAACGTGCTGGGCGTGGCAGGCGTGCAGTACATGCTGGACAACGCGCAGCAGTCGCCGTTCAAGTTCTACTTCGGCGCCCCGAGCTGTGTGCCGGCCACCACCTTCGAGACCGCCGGCGCCGCGATCACGGTCGAGGAGGTGGAGCAGCTGCTCGACGACCCCCGCATCCCGTACCTCAGCGAGATGATGAACTTCCCGGGCGTGCTGAACGGCGACCCGGACTGCCTGGCGAAGATCGCCGCCGCCAAGTCCCGCGGCAAGCCGGTCGACGGGCACGCGCCCGGCCTCCGCGGCGACGACGCTGCGCGGTACATCGCCGCCGGCATCACCACCGACCACGAGTGCTTCACCAAGGAGGAGGCGCTCGACAAGCTGGCGGCCGGCTGCAAGATCTCGATCCGCGAGGGCTCCGCCGCCCGCAACTTCGACGCGCTCTACACGCTGATCGGCGAGCACCCCGGCATGACCATGCTCTGCAGCGACGACAAGCACCCCGACGAGCTGCTGCTGGGGCACATCAACAAGCTGGTCGCGCGGGCCGTGGCCGGCGGCGTGGACGCGTACGACGCGCTGCGTGCGGCCTGCGTGACCCCGGTCGAGCACTACTCGCTGGACTTGGGCCAGCTGCGCGTCGGCGACCCGGCGGACTTCATCGAGGTCGACTCGCTCACCACGTTCGGCGTGCTACGCACGTGGATCGACGGCGGGCTGGTCGCCCAGGCCGGTTCGACCAAGCTGCCGAGCCCGCCGGTGGAGGTCGTCAACCGGTTCGAGGCCCGCGAGGTGACGGCCGCCGAGCTGCGACTGCCCGCCGAGGGGGCCGCCATCCGCGTGATCGACGCCGTCGACGGGCAGCTCGTGACCGGCTGCGTCGAAGCGCCCGCCCGCGTGGTCGACGGCGCCGTGGTTTCCGACGCCGACTCGGACGTGCTGAAGATGGTGGTCGTGAACCGCTACGCCCGGGCCGACCCGGCGGTAGCGTTCGTGAAGAACTTTGGGCTCACGCGGGGCGCGATCGCCTCGAGCGTCGCGCACGACTCTCACAACGTGATCGCCGTGGGCGTCAGCGACGACGACCTCGCCGCGGCCATCAACCTGGTCATGCGGGACGGCGGCGGGCTGAGCGCCGCCTGCCTGGCGGACGACCAGCAGGCGTCGCAGCCGCTGCCGGTTGCCGGCCTGATGGCCACCGGCGACTGCCAGACGGTCGGCGAGGCCTACGGGCGGCTGGACGCGCTGGTGAAGTCGTGGGGGTCGCCGCTACGGGCGCCCTACATGACGCTCTCGTTCATGGCCCTGCTGGTCATCCCGGCGCTGAAGCTGAGCGACAAAGGCCTGTTCGACGGCGGACGGTTTGAGTTCACTCCCGTGTTCATCTGA
- a CDS encoding DUF1016 domain-containing protein, translating to MSDTPKPPPKISVGPFDFTSVGVRITGKPSLDAWKGPLQFALWCQRAGPWWIGDLLNAGEDGFGETFSQMCEGAISPEMINRYASVARRVPIRNRLASQSWSAHAAVARLDGPLQLRFLKQAEKEGWSSEELRVKVRDYMRRRGAG from the coding sequence ATGTCCGACACCCCCAAGCCGCCGCCCAAGATCTCTGTCGGCCCATTCGATTTCACGTCGGTCGGCGTGCGGATCACTGGCAAGCCCTCGCTCGACGCGTGGAAGGGTCCGCTGCAGTTTGCGCTGTGGTGCCAACGGGCCGGGCCGTGGTGGATCGGCGACCTGTTGAACGCCGGCGAGGACGGCTTCGGCGAGACCTTCTCGCAGATGTGCGAGGGCGCGATCTCGCCGGAGATGATCAACCGCTACGCCTCGGTGGCGCGGCGAGTGCCGATCCGCAACCGGCTGGCGTCGCAGTCGTGGAGCGCGCACGCCGCGGTGGCGCGACTGGACGGGCCGCTGCAGCTGCGGTTCCTGAAGCAGGCGGAGAAGGAGGGCTGGTCCAGCGAGGAGCTGCGGGTGAAGGTCCGCGACTACATGCGCCGCCGCGGTGCGGGCTAA
- a CDS encoding DUF6666 family protein, with amino-acid sequence MRARIALAFIVLFASIQPARAELVWQGQGQGVAAESSAGAARSTARFQRPSIAQRAKRASAQEPAQLPAAEATPIAATNQRQAASRELPTGQQGQVGYVSQASHTRRTAARVMQTAEESIMAPRPDGASAPVYESTEPYDPGVQMFSDSSCACGCGDPGCGFAEPGCGFVEPGCGCVDGCCDMPSCGYPTDDCCCGEVGCGGGCCDPVLGNCVERGAIPLCIYIPPIKEFTFFTGVHGFKGPLDEYRDRGNFGIHGGLNLGGKMAWIPWPGLGYQVGYQAVGSQFHGSSENPLYDDSHTQHFLTAGLFRRNKVGFQYGVVYDMMRDERIESVSFHQVRGQISVINPKCHELGFKFAVGSDSQEMTGVVGTVGQTRTYQPIDQYLGFWKYHACAGGEFSLYAGGGGGYGIFGGEIFAPLNHTWSLQTGFTYLSPGGSGQSAAEEEGWNLGLNLVWHYGHSAKRWYKSPWRPMFSVADNGSFFVDDDD; translated from the coding sequence ATGCGTGCCCGAATCGCTTTAGCATTCATCGTTCTCTTTGCTAGCATCCAGCCCGCCCGAGCCGAGCTCGTGTGGCAGGGCCAGGGTCAGGGCGTCGCCGCCGAGTCGTCGGCCGGCGCGGCCCGCTCGACCGCCCGCTTCCAGCGGCCGTCGATCGCCCAGCGGGCGAAGCGGGCGTCCGCTCAGGAGCCGGCTCAGCTCCCGGCCGCCGAGGCCACGCCGATCGCGGCCACCAACCAGCGGCAGGCGGCGTCGCGCGAGCTACCCACCGGCCAGCAGGGCCAGGTGGGCTACGTCTCGCAGGCCAGCCACACCCGCCGCACCGCGGCCCGCGTGATGCAGACCGCCGAAGAGAGCATCATGGCGCCCCGACCGGACGGCGCCTCGGCGCCGGTGTACGAATCGACCGAGCCGTACGACCCGGGCGTGCAGATGTTCTCCGACTCGTCCTGTGCCTGCGGCTGCGGCGACCCCGGTTGTGGGTTCGCCGAACCGGGCTGCGGCTTCGTGGAGCCCGGGTGCGGGTGCGTCGACGGCTGCTGCGACATGCCGAGCTGCGGCTACCCCACCGACGACTGCTGCTGCGGCGAGGTGGGTTGCGGCGGCGGCTGCTGCGACCCGGTGCTGGGCAACTGCGTCGAACGCGGCGCCATCCCGCTGTGCATCTACATCCCGCCGATCAAGGAGTTCACGTTCTTCACCGGCGTGCACGGCTTCAAGGGGCCGCTGGACGAGTACCGCGACCGCGGCAACTTCGGCATCCACGGCGGCCTGAACCTGGGCGGCAAGATGGCCTGGATCCCCTGGCCGGGCCTCGGCTACCAGGTGGGCTACCAGGCGGTCGGCAGCCAGTTCCACGGCAGCTCGGAGAACCCGCTGTACGACGACTCGCACACGCAGCACTTCCTGACCGCGGGCCTGTTCCGCCGCAACAAGGTTGGTTTCCAGTACGGCGTGGTGTACGACATGATGCGTGACGAGCGGATCGAGTCGGTCAGCTTCCACCAGGTCCGCGGCCAGATCAGCGTGATCAACCCGAAGTGCCACGAGCTGGGCTTCAAGTTCGCCGTCGGCAGCGACAGCCAGGAGATGACCGGCGTGGTCGGCACCGTGGGCCAGACGCGCACCTACCAGCCGATCGACCAGTACCTCGGCTTCTGGAAGTACCACGCCTGTGCCGGCGGCGAGTTCAGCCTGTACGCGGGCGGCGGCGGCGGCTACGGGATCTTCGGCGGCGAGATCTTCGCGCCGCTCAACCACACGTGGTCGCTGCAGACCGGCTTCACCTACCTCTCGCCGGGCGGCTCGGGCCAGTCGGCGGCCGAGGAGGAAGGCTGGAACCTGGGCCTGAACCTGGTGTGGCACTACGGCCACTCCGCCAAGCGTTGGTACAAGAGCCCGTGGCGTCCGATGTTCAGCGTGGCCGACAACGGCTCGTTCTTTGTCGACGACGACGATTGA
- the hemB gene encoding porphobilinogen synthase → MSLPSYDSRGPFPHTRLRRLRRHAWSRDLVREHRLSAADLIWPVFVCEGSGQREPIASMPGVERLSVDLLPAAAARAAGLGIPAIAIFPATPPDKKTDDAREAFNAENLICRATRAVKQEVGDALGVVADVALDPYSSHGQDGLVEDGYVVNDETLDALTRQAVVQAQAGCDVIAPSDMMDGRVGRIRHALDEAGFDRVLIMSYAAKYASAFYGPFRDAVGSAGALGTGDKRTYQMDPANTDEALHEVALDLAEGADMVMVKPGMPYLDIVSRVKQQFRAPTYAYQVSGEYAMLSAAIGNGWLDRQKAVLESLVAFKRAGADGVLTYFAVEAAEWLREH, encoded by the coding sequence ATGTCGCTGCCCTCCTACGACTCCCGCGGCCCGTTCCCCCACACCCGCCTGCGGCGTCTGCGGCGCCACGCCTGGTCGCGGGACCTGGTGCGGGAACACCGGCTGAGCGCCGCCGACCTGATCTGGCCCGTGTTCGTCTGCGAGGGGTCGGGCCAACGCGAACCGATCGCCTCGATGCCCGGCGTCGAGCGGCTGAGCGTGGACCTGCTGCCGGCCGCGGCGGCCCGCGCCGCCGGGCTGGGCATCCCGGCGATCGCGATCTTCCCCGCCACGCCGCCCGACAAAAAAACCGACGACGCTCGCGAGGCGTTCAACGCCGAGAACCTGATCTGCCGCGCCACCCGCGCGGTGAAACAGGAAGTGGGCGACGCGCTGGGCGTGGTGGCCGACGTGGCGCTTGACCCGTACTCCAGCCACGGGCAGGACGGCCTGGTCGAGGACGGCTACGTGGTCAACGACGAGACCCTCGACGCGCTCACCCGCCAGGCGGTGGTCCAGGCCCAGGCGGGGTGCGACGTCATCGCGCCGAGCGACATGATGGACGGGCGGGTCGGCCGCATCCGCCACGCGCTCGACGAGGCGGGCTTCGACCGCGTGCTCATCATGTCGTACGCGGCCAAGTACGCCAGCGCGTTCTACGGGCCGTTCCGCGACGCCGTGGGCAGCGCCGGCGCACTCGGGACCGGCGACAAGCGGACCTACCAGATGGACCCCGCCAATACCGACGAAGCGCTGCACGAAGTGGCCCTCGACCTGGCCGAGGGCGCCGACATGGTGATGGTCAAGCCGGGCATGCCCTACCTGGATATCGTGTCGCGGGTCAAGCAGCAGTTCCGCGCGCCGACCTACGCTTACCAGGTGAGCGGCGAGTACGCGATGCTCTCCGCCGCGATCGGCAACGGCTGGCTCGACCGGCAGAAGGCGGTGCTCGAGAGCCTGGTCGCGTTCAAGCGGGCGGGGGCCGATGGCGTGCTCACCTACTTCGCGGTCGAAGCCGCCGAGTGGCTGCGCGAACACTAA
- a CDS encoding dimethylarginine dimethylaminohydrolase family protein, whose protein sequence is MTTPASTHAANQPRILMCPPLFYGIEYEINPWMSTERQADHKLAGEQWDGLRAALQSAGASIELMTPVKGLPDLVFTANAAMVYRDRAIVARFKHPQRQGETPLDRAWLEHDGLSVDDPPADLSFEGAGDALFCGDTLYAGYRMRSDAGGHQQIGEMLGVRVLPLELADPYYYHLDTCFCPLSQSEAVYFPGAFDEYGQKVLEANVPTLIPVAADEARSFACNAVVVGKTVVTNAGCPQLHKQLKERGYTPIATPLGEFVKAGGSAKCLTLRLDGEEAAAWKQTAD, encoded by the coding sequence GTGACCACGCCCGCTAGTACCCACGCTGCAAACCAGCCCCGCATCCTCATGTGCCCGCCGCTGTTCTACGGCATCGAGTACGAAATCAATCCTTGGATGAGCACCGAGCGGCAGGCGGACCACAAGCTGGCCGGTGAGCAGTGGGACGGACTGCGCGCCGCGCTCCAGTCGGCCGGGGCGTCGATCGAACTCATGACGCCCGTCAAAGGCCTGCCCGACCTGGTGTTCACCGCCAACGCCGCGATGGTCTACCGGGACCGCGCGATCGTGGCCCGCTTCAAGCACCCGCAGCGGCAAGGCGAAACGCCGCTCGACCGCGCGTGGCTCGAGCACGACGGCCTCTCGGTCGACGACCCGCCCGCCGACCTCAGCTTCGAGGGCGCCGGCGACGCGCTCTTCTGCGGCGACACGCTCTACGCCGGCTACCGTATGCGGAGCGACGCCGGCGGCCACCAGCAGATCGGCGAGATGCTCGGCGTGCGGGTGCTGCCGCTCGAGCTGGCCGACCCGTACTACTACCACCTCGACACCTGCTTCTGCCCGCTATCGCAATCCGAGGCCGTCTATTTCCCTGGCGCGTTCGACGAATACGGCCAGAAGGTCCTCGAGGCCAACGTCCCGACGCTCATCCCCGTCGCGGCAGACGAGGCCCGCTCGTTCGCCTGCAACGCCGTGGTGGTTGGCAAGACGGTGGTCACGAACGCCGGCTGCCCCCAACTCCACAAGCAGCTCAAGGAGCGAGGCTACACGCCGATCGCCACCCCGCTGGGCGAGTTCGTCAAAGCCGGCGGCAGCGCAAAGTGCCTCACGCTCCGGCTCGACGGCGAGGAGGCCGCGGCCTGGAAGCAGACGGCCGACTGA
- a CDS encoding serine/threonine-protein kinase, which translates to MTQRQIGDYELLDRLGEGAAGVAYHARHVETDQRVALKLLVDSVACEEEMQQRFVREATVAQKLDHPGIVHFHDCGIHDGQIYFAMELVDSGTLDDVLADGGSLPWREACEVAAQTCDALAHAHSRGVVHRDLKPANLFLTADGHVKVGDFGLARDNERHRLTIAGQTVGTCRYMAPEQVRGEDELTGAVDMYAVGCLLHMMTTNDCPFSGNTVVEIFEHHLFTAPPSLALRCPNCPPALEELTGRLLAKDAADRPTAEQARDALLAIVEGRDVQLPAAAADEPAPPEPNLTERLKANAAPEEKKVSSGRLLATAAILVVAAVLAFVASRG; encoded by the coding sequence ATGACGCAGCGGCAGATCGGCGACTACGAATTGCTAGACAGGCTCGGCGAGGGCGCGGCGGGCGTCGCGTACCACGCGCGGCACGTCGAAACCGACCAGCGCGTGGCCCTCAAGCTGCTGGTCGACTCGGTGGCCTGCGAGGAGGAGATGCAGCAGCGGTTTGTCCGCGAGGCGACTGTCGCACAGAAGCTCGACCACCCCGGCATCGTCCACTTCCACGACTGCGGCATCCACGACGGGCAGATCTACTTCGCCATGGAGCTGGTCGACAGCGGCACGCTGGACGACGTGCTGGCCGACGGGGGGTCGCTCCCGTGGCGCGAGGCGTGCGAGGTCGCCGCCCAGACGTGCGACGCCCTCGCCCACGCGCACAGCCGCGGCGTCGTGCACCGCGACCTCAAGCCGGCCAACCTGTTCCTCACCGCCGACGGGCACGTGAAGGTGGGCGACTTCGGCCTCGCCCGCGACAACGAGCGCCACCGCCTGACCATCGCCGGGCAGACGGTCGGCACCTGCCGCTACATGGCCCCCGAACAGGTCCGCGGCGAGGACGAGCTGACCGGCGCCGTCGACATGTACGCGGTGGGGTGCCTGCTGCACATGATGACCACCAACGACTGCCCCTTCAGCGGCAACACGGTGGTCGAGATCTTCGAGCACCACCTGTTCACCGCGCCGCCAAGCCTCGCGCTGCGGTGCCCCAACTGCCCGCCGGCGCTAGAGGAACTGACCGGCCGGCTGCTTGCTAAGGACGCCGCCGACCGCCCCACCGCCGAGCAGGCCCGCGACGCGCTGCTCGCCATCGTCGAGGGACGCGACGTGCAACTGCCCGCCGCGGCGGCTGACGAACCCGCACCGCCAGAGCCGAATCTGACCGAACGGCTCAAGGCCAACGCCGCCCCAGAGGAGAAGAAGGTCTCCAGCGGCCGGCTGCTGGCCACCGCGGCCATCCTGGTTGTCGCGGCGGTCCTCGCCTTTGTCGCGTCGCGCGGCTGA